One genomic segment of Dehalogenimonas alkenigignens includes these proteins:
- the pyrH gene encoding UMP kinase, protein MTELKYHRVLLKLSGEAFAGSGSGIIDIPTVRGIALQIKALSQNGIQVAIVVGAGNIWRGAAVAKDGIDRVTADYAGMLATVINALALQDMLEKEGVTTRTQSAITVQQVAEPFIRRRAIRHLEKGRVVIFAGGTGNPYMTTDTAAALRAIEIEAQVLLMAKNRVDGVYSADPQKHRDASRFDRLTHLEALSKRLKVMDATALSLCLENKLPIIVFDMTAPGNLERAVGGESVGTLISSEA, encoded by the coding sequence TTGACCGAACTAAAGTACCACCGGGTGCTCCTCAAACTCTCCGGGGAGGCTTTTGCCGGCAGCGGCAGCGGCATTATCGATATTCCCACTGTCCGCGGCATCGCCCTCCAGATCAAAGCCCTGTCCCAGAACGGCATCCAGGTCGCTATCGTCGTCGGCGCCGGCAACATCTGGCGCGGCGCGGCCGTAGCCAAAGACGGCATCGACCGCGTCACCGCTGATTACGCCGGGATGCTAGCCACGGTCATCAACGCCCTGGCCCTTCAGGATATGCTGGAGAAAGAAGGCGTAACCACCCGGACCCAGTCCGCCATCACCGTGCAGCAGGTGGCCGAGCCGTTCATCCGCCGGCGCGCCATCCGCCACCTGGAGAAGGGCCGCGTCGTTATCTTTGCCGGCGGCACCGGCAATCCCTACATGACCACCGACACCGCCGCCGCCCTCCGGGCGATCGAGATCGAAGCCCAGGTGCTGCTCATGGCCAAGAACCGGGTGGACGGCGTTTATTCGGCCGACCCCCAGAAGCACCGGGACGCCTCCAGGTTCGACCGGCTGACTCACCTTGAAGCCCTGTCCAAACGCCTCAAGGTGATGGATGCCACCGCCCTGTCGCTGTGCCTGGAGAACAAGCTGCCGATTATCGTTTTCGATATGACGGCTCCGGGCAACCTGGAGCGGGCCGTCGGCGGCGAGAGTGTCGGCACACTAATTTCGAGCGAGGCCTAG
- a CDS encoding CPBP family intramembrane glutamic endopeptidase, translating into MAETGSNPFDSAGAAADAPAPASEKAIPAWGFWPTMGFSVLIGMVNAMASMLAVFIALDVALLSDPDLNWTDYIFSEFGTEFNAVIVFSIIFSGAVSLLLIGALIKARHGASIKEYLAIRPLPFGTIGKLVLLTFGLALLSGLIDTVFREAPGGSAGAVFQGVWPVFVWLAVVGVAPLFEEALFRGFMFRGFSGTRYGAALAIGLPALWWGLLHVQYGGFDQAVIVALGIILGIVRWKTGSLWGPITVHAVWNAVAMIQVSVA; encoded by the coding sequence ATGGCTGAAACCGGATCCAACCCATTCGACAGCGCCGGTGCCGCGGCTGACGCGCCGGCGCCGGCTTCGGAAAAAGCCATACCCGCCTGGGGCTTCTGGCCGACGATGGGATTTAGCGTCCTCATCGGCATGGTCAACGCCATGGCCTCGATGCTGGCGGTGTTCATTGCCCTGGACGTGGCGCTGCTCTCAGACCCGGACCTTAATTGGACAGATTACATTTTTTCCGAGTTCGGCACCGAGTTCAACGCCGTTATCGTTTTCTCCATCATATTTTCCGGCGCGGTCTCGCTGTTACTTATCGGTGCGCTTATCAAAGCCAGGCACGGCGCCTCAATCAAAGAGTATCTGGCAATCAGGCCTCTGCCGTTTGGAACTATCGGCAAACTCGTTCTGTTGACCTTTGGGCTGGCGCTGCTTTCAGGGTTGATCGATACGGTGTTCCGGGAGGCGCCGGGCGGCTCCGCCGGAGCGGTTTTTCAGGGAGTGTGGCCGGTATTCGTCTGGCTGGCTGTCGTAGGCGTTGCCCCGTTATTTGAGGAGGCTTTGTTCCGCGGCTTCATGTTCCGGGGCTTCAGCGGCACCCGCTACGGCGCCGCCCTGGCGATAGGTTTGCCTGCCCTGTGGTGGGGGCTGCTGCACGTCCAGTACGGCGGATTCGACCAGGCGGTAATTGTCGCCCTGGGGATCATACTCGGCATCGTGAGATGGAAAACCGGATCCCTTTGGGGTCCGATAACAGTGCACGCGGTATGGAACGCCGTTGCCATGATCCAGGTCAGCGTCGCCTGA
- the purL gene encoding phosphoribosylformylglycinamidine synthase subunit PurL: MYRIEVMPAPGLPDRRGAALLKDIADLNLSGVNSARVVEVYWLKGNIDRAAAETIAREALTDPVTETFRIDEPGEKTTAGRAVLVAHNPGVTDPVEETILKAAADLGIALEAARTGRLYLLGGSFSRPTLDLVTNRLLLNPIVQHAVNEQSVIFGENPAYHFQLRQIDLPDGDAALCDVGKLFCLSPDEVRAAAEYYAKAGRKPTDVELETLAQSWSEHCVHKTFKARYDFDGQVIDNLLKTTIARATNQLDKDWCLSVFVDNSGVIDFDGENAVCFKVETHNHPSAVEPYGGAATGLGGVIRDVLGTGLAARPIFNTDVFCFGEPDMADEELPPGTLHPRRVFKGVRSGVADYGNRMGIPTVNGAVLFDNRYTGNPLVFCGTAGIMPAWAARPGRQSPGDLIVLMGGRTGRDGIHGVTFSSEELSDKSNEQSFSSVQIGNPIVEKRMTEAILKARDERLFTRITDVGGGGLSSAVGEMGESTGAKVYLDRVPLKYSGLSYAEIWISESQERMVLAVPPQNFDRLLEICRGEGVEATAIGEFTSDKKLKLYYDENLVCDLDMEFLHGGRPQLELRASYKAAAFPEPTFPCPARLDDDLLRLLSRWNTCAKEWVIRQYDHEVQGGSVLKPLVGHNSDGPGDAAVIRPVLDSGRGVIVACGINPAYSEIDTYRMAASAIDEAVRNTVAAGGSLGRLALLDNFCWGSVKDEQSLGALVRAAQACADLSLAYGTPFISGKDSLNNQFRVGDRVVSIPHTLLVSAIGIMPDAERAVTMDFKGEGNLIYLVGETKAELGGSAYYAAHGFIGNSAPAVAPAPAKASYQRLSAATARGLARACHDLSEGGLGVALAEMAFAGGLGARINLSRVPQPGDIIRDDYLLFSESNSRLLVEVAPADRADFELIMESSAFGLIGEVTSSPRLKVQGLNGSLVIDQPLTELKNAWQRPLKW; encoded by the coding sequence ATTTACCGCATTGAAGTTATGCCAGCGCCGGGGCTGCCGGACCGCCGCGGCGCCGCTCTCCTCAAGGACATCGCCGACCTGAACCTGTCCGGGGTGAATTCCGCCCGGGTAGTTGAAGTCTACTGGCTGAAGGGCAACATCGACCGGGCGGCGGCGGAGACAATTGCCCGCGAAGCGCTGACCGATCCGGTGACCGAAACATTCCGAATCGACGAGCCTGGGGAAAAAACCACCGCCGGCCGCGCCGTACTGGTCGCCCACAACCCCGGGGTCACCGACCCGGTCGAAGAAACCATTCTGAAAGCCGCCGCCGATCTGGGCATCGCGCTCGAAGCCGCCCGTACCGGGCGGCTGTATCTCCTCGGCGGTTCTTTCAGCCGGCCGACGCTCGATCTGGTCACCAACCGCCTGCTGCTTAACCCCATCGTCCAGCACGCGGTAAACGAGCAATCGGTCATCTTCGGGGAAAATCCCGCTTATCATTTCCAGCTCCGCCAAATAGACCTGCCGGACGGAGATGCCGCGCTGTGCGACGTGGGTAAACTTTTCTGCCTGTCGCCGGACGAGGTAAGAGCTGCCGCTGAATATTATGCCAAGGCAGGACGTAAACCGACCGACGTGGAACTGGAAACCCTGGCCCAGTCATGGAGTGAGCATTGCGTCCACAAGACCTTCAAAGCCAGGTATGATTTCGACGGCCAGGTCATCGACAACCTCCTCAAAACAACCATCGCGCGGGCGACGAACCAGCTTGACAAGGATTGGTGCCTGTCCGTATTCGTGGACAACTCCGGCGTCATCGATTTCGACGGCGAGAACGCCGTCTGTTTCAAGGTCGAGACCCACAACCACCCATCGGCTGTCGAGCCGTACGGCGGCGCCGCCACCGGCCTGGGCGGCGTCATCCGCGACGTGCTCGGCACCGGCCTCGCAGCGCGGCCAATTTTCAACACCGATGTTTTCTGCTTCGGCGAACCGGACATGGCTGATGAGGAGTTGCCGCCGGGGACGCTCCACCCGCGCCGTGTTTTTAAAGGTGTTCGCTCAGGGGTAGCGGACTACGGCAACCGCATGGGCATACCCACGGTGAACGGCGCCGTGCTGTTCGATAACCGCTACACCGGCAACCCGCTGGTTTTTTGCGGCACCGCCGGCATCATGCCGGCCTGGGCGGCCAGGCCGGGCAGGCAGTCTCCAGGCGATCTCATCGTCCTCATGGGCGGCAGGACCGGCCGCGACGGCATTCATGGCGTCACCTTCTCATCGGAGGAATTGTCCGATAAGTCAAACGAGCAGTCCTTCTCTTCGGTGCAGATCGGCAATCCCATTGTCGAGAAGCGGATGACCGAAGCCATCCTGAAAGCCCGGGATGAGAGACTCTTCACCCGGATTACCGACGTCGGCGGCGGCGGCCTGTCTTCAGCCGTCGGCGAAATGGGCGAAAGCACCGGGGCAAAGGTTTATCTCGATCGGGTGCCGCTGAAATACTCCGGCTTGTCCTACGCCGAGATCTGGATCTCCGAGTCTCAGGAGCGCATGGTCCTCGCCGTGCCGCCGCAAAATTTCGACAGGTTGCTGGAAATCTGCCGCGGCGAAGGCGTGGAAGCAACCGCCATCGGCGAATTCACCTCCGATAAAAAACTCAAGCTTTATTATGACGAGAACCTTGTCTGTGACCTTGATATGGAATTCCTGCACGGCGGCCGGCCGCAGCTCGAACTCAGGGCAAGCTATAAGGCGGCGGCTTTCCCGGAGCCGACCTTCCCCTGCCCGGCGCGGCTTGATGACGACCTTCTAAGACTGCTGTCACGCTGGAACACCTGCGCCAAAGAGTGGGTCATCCGCCAATACGACCATGAAGTGCAGGGCGGCAGCGTGCTGAAGCCCCTGGTGGGACATAATTCCGACGGTCCGGGCGATGCCGCCGTTATCCGCCCGGTGCTGGATTCAGGGCGCGGCGTTATTGTGGCCTGCGGCATTAACCCGGCGTACTCCGAGATCGATACCTACCGCATGGCGGCCTCAGCCATCGATGAAGCCGTCAGGAACACCGTCGCCGCCGGCGGTTCGCTCGGCAGACTGGCCTTGCTGGATAATTTCTGCTGGGGCTCGGTCAAGGACGAGCAAAGCCTGGGCGCGCTGGTCCGAGCCGCGCAGGCATGCGCCGACCTTTCCCTGGCCTACGGTACCCCGTTCATCTCCGGCAAGGACTCGCTCAATAACCAATTTCGGGTCGGCGACAGAGTGGTTTCCATCCCGCACACCCTCCTGGTTTCGGCCATCGGAATCATGCCCGACGCCGAACGGGCGGTGACTATGGACTTTAAAGGCGAAGGGAACCTGATCTACCTGGTGGGCGAAACCAAAGCCGAACTCGGCGGTTCCGCTTATTACGCCGCCCACGGCTTTATAGGGAATTCGGCCCCGGCAGTGGCTCCGGCGCCGGCGAAGGCGTCTTACCAACGGCTGTCCGCCGCTACCGCCCGCGGCCTGGCGCGCGCCTGCCACGACCTGTCGGAAGGCGGTCTGGGGGTCGCCCTGGCAGAGATGGCTTTTGCCGGCGGGCTTGGCGCCAGGATAAATTTGAGCCGGGTACCACAGCCCGGCGACATCATTCGGGATGACTACCTCCTCTTCTCCGAGTCCAATTCCCGACTTCTGGTGGAGGTGGCGCCCGCTGACCGGGCTGATTTTGAGCTGATTATGGAAAGTTCAGCCTTCGGTCTTATCGGCGAAGTGACCAGCAGCCCGCGCCTGAAGGTCCAGGGGCTTAACGGCAGCCTGGTCATCGACCAGCCGTTAACCGAGCTGAAAAACGCCTGGCAGAGGCCGCTGAAATGGTAA
- the coaE gene encoding dephospho-CoA kinase (Dephospho-CoA kinase (CoaE) performs the final step in coenzyme A biosynthesis.), whose protein sequence is MIVIGLTGGIGSGKTTVGAMLKELGAAFIDADKVGHRLLREDHDLKWAIVAAFGEGILDADDAIDRRKLARIVFCDTAALETLNAITHPAISQAVSEEVAEFRSQGYKVAVVEAALLIEAGWMRQTDVIWLTAAPPEVVLDRLVNKMGYTEAEARARIACQTSNEVRRRYASAVIDTDLPMADLRHRVEELWRALKS, encoded by the coding sequence ATGATAGTCATTGGCTTGACCGGAGGTATCGGCAGCGGCAAGACCACTGTCGGCGCCATGCTCAAGGAACTCGGCGCCGCTTTTATAGACGCAGATAAAGTCGGCCATCGGCTGCTGCGGGAAGACCACGACCTCAAATGGGCCATCGTCGCCGCTTTCGGCGAGGGGATCCTGGACGCCGATGACGCTATTGACCGCCGGAAACTGGCCCGGATCGTTTTCTGTGACACCGCGGCGCTTGAGACCCTCAACGCCATCACCCACCCGGCCATCAGCCAGGCTGTTTCCGAAGAAGTTGCGGAGTTCCGGTCGCAGGGCTATAAAGTCGCCGTTGTCGAGGCTGCCCTGCTCATCGAAGCCGGCTGGATGCGGCAGACTGACGTAATCTGGCTGACGGCGGCGCCGCCGGAGGTAGTCCTGGACCGGCTGGTCAATAAAATGGGTTACACTGAAGCCGAAGCCCGGGCCCGCATCGCCTGCCAGACCTCTAATGAGGTGCGCCGGCGCTACGCCTCGGCGGTCATCGACACCGATCTCCCGATGGCCGATCTCAGGCACCGGGTCGAGGAGCTCTGGCGGGCGCTTAAGTCTTGA
- a CDS encoding DUF4064 domain-containing protein: MNQKSTTAGILTIVSGAIGIIGSLLAFALLPMIRTILNDPQFQDPSLTPSEMELLIDFTTAFVGFWGVFGLILSVFTIVAGVYTTRRRAWGLGLAGSIVSLFLFFPTGVPALILTVLARPEFAATAQQPDSVEPAG; the protein is encoded by the coding sequence ATGAACCAGAAATCGACTACCGCCGGCATACTGACGATTGTTTCCGGGGCCATTGGAATAATCGGTTCGCTGCTGGCTTTCGCCCTGCTGCCGATGATCAGAACCATCCTCAACGACCCGCAGTTTCAGGACCCGTCGCTGACGCCTTCCGAAATGGAGTTGCTGATTGACTTCACCACTGCTTTCGTCGGTTTCTGGGGCGTATTCGGGCTGATTCTTTCAGTCTTCACCATCGTCGCCGGGGTATATACCACCCGCCGCCGCGCCTGGGGCCTGGGACTGGCCGGTTCCATCGTCAGCCTGTTCCTGTTTTTTCCCACCGGCGTGCCGGCTTTGATCCTGACCGTGCTGGCGCGGCCGGAGTTTGCCGCGACCGCCCAACAACCTGACTCAGTCGAACCGGCCGGCTGA
- a CDS encoding translation elongation factor Ts, giving the protein MQISAEAVKQLREKCGAGVMECRNALIESQGDIDKAFETLQAKGFLKAAKKAERVTGQGLVEGYVHTGGRVGALIELNCETDFVARTEEFKKLAHDIAMQVAAMCPLYLTEADRPADCEAEASAACLMTQPFIKDPSKTIKDLITDTIARTGENIRLKRFVRFELGG; this is encoded by the coding sequence TTGCAGATATCAGCCGAAGCCGTCAAACAACTGCGCGAAAAATGCGGCGCCGGAGTCATGGAGTGCCGCAACGCCCTGATCGAGAGCCAGGGGGATATAGATAAAGCCTTCGAAACCCTTCAGGCCAAGGGTTTCCTTAAAGCCGCCAAAAAGGCGGAGCGGGTAACCGGCCAGGGACTGGTTGAGGGATACGTCCATACCGGCGGCCGTGTCGGCGCGTTGATTGAACTCAATTGCGAAACCGATTTCGTAGCCCGCACCGAGGAATTCAAAAAACTGGCCCATGACATCGCCATGCAGGTTGCCGCCATGTGCCCGTTGTATCTCACCGAGGCCGATCGGCCGGCCGACTGTGAAGCGGAAGCCAGCGCCGCCTGCCTCATGACGCAGCCGTTCATCAAGGATCCTTCGAAGACGATCAAGGACCTGATCACCGATACCATCGCCCGCACCGGGGAGAATATCCGGCTGAAGAGGTTTGTCCGTTTCGAACTCGGCGGCTAA
- the rpsB gene encoding 30S ribosomal protein S2 translates to MPTTTTTIKELLESGAHFGHQTSRWHPKMKKYIFTKRNDIHIIDLEKTVVMLEKALEYLQRVVAEGGKILIVGTKKQAQEIVAEEAKRAGLYYINQRWIGGILTNFAAIQNRIDYLVRLEDQQARGELARLPKKEQQQLTDEMARLNKMMGGFKEMTALPDVVFIVDPTKEKIALAEAQRMGIPIVAMVDTNCSPVGIDYPIPSNDDAMRAIKLILSRVADVAIAARENLSKIEVDQVVTPDAELDEKLAADADAA, encoded by the coding sequence TTGCCGACCACGACCACCACCATTAAGGAATTACTGGAGTCAGGGGCGCACTTCGGCCATCAGACCAGCCGCTGGCACCCCAAAATGAAGAAGTACATTTTCACCAAGCGCAACGACATCCACATCATTGACCTGGAAAAAACGGTGGTGATGCTCGAGAAAGCGCTTGAGTACCTGCAGAGGGTCGTGGCCGAGGGCGGCAAGATCCTGATTGTCGGCACCAAGAAACAAGCCCAGGAAATCGTGGCCGAGGAAGCCAAACGCGCCGGCCTGTACTACATCAACCAGCGCTGGATCGGCGGCATTCTGACCAATTTCGCCGCGATTCAGAACCGCATCGATTACCTGGTACGGCTGGAAGACCAGCAAGCCCGCGGCGAACTGGCCAGGCTGCCCAAAAAAGAGCAGCAGCAGCTGACCGATGAAATGGCCAGATTGAACAAAATGATGGGCGGCTTCAAAGAGATGACCGCTTTACCGGATGTCGTCTTTATCGTCGACCCAACCAAGGAAAAAATCGCCCTGGCCGAAGCCCAGCGCATGGGCATACCGATTGTGGCCATGGTGGACACCAACTGCAGCCCGGTGGGCATCGACTATCCCATCCCGTCCAATGACGATGCCATGCGGGCTATCAAGCTCATTCTTTCCCGGGTAGCCGATGTGGCTATCGCCGCCCGCGAAAACCTGTCCAAGATTGAGGTTGATCAGGTGGTGACCCCCGACGCCGAGCTCGACGAGAAACTGGCCGCCGACGCGGACGCCGCCTAA
- a CDS encoding complex I NDUFA9 subunit family protein yields the protein MILVTGASGFVASHLIPRLQREGHRLRCLVTNAAEGGRIKAPGAELAIGNVTDPASLPDAMEGVETVIHLVAVIREKGPFNFRKVNVEGTQNVVEAAKKAGVRRFIHMGALGATPDPAYKYLNSKWLGMEAVKASGLDWSILMPSVMFGEGAGFIASLLRSIHMAPFIVPVAGDGKTMLQPIWVGDVANCVLKLLEGQKIGQSVAIGGPEIMTYDELIGYILAALGEKRFRLHVPRWLMKPGVAVMEALLSNPPITMVEFKSMEIPNITDPEAVEKEFGFKPMPIRDGLGYLKIKT from the coding sequence ATGATTCTTGTTACAGGCGCCAGCGGTTTCGTGGCCAGCCATCTGATACCAAGGCTGCAGAGAGAGGGGCACCGGCTGCGCTGCCTGGTAACCAACGCCGCCGAGGGCGGGCGGATCAAAGCCCCCGGGGCTGAGCTGGCCATCGGCAACGTCACCGACCCGGCTTCCCTGCCCGATGCCATGGAAGGTGTTGAGACCGTCATCCACCTGGTGGCGGTCATCAGGGAAAAAGGCCCGTTCAACTTCCGGAAAGTAAATGTTGAGGGGACGCAAAACGTCGTCGAAGCGGCCAAAAAGGCCGGGGTGAGACGCTTCATCCACATGGGCGCCCTGGGCGCCACCCCTGATCCGGCCTACAAGTACTTGAACTCCAAATGGCTGGGCATGGAAGCGGTTAAAGCCAGCGGGCTGGACTGGTCGATCCTGATGCCTTCGGTTATGTTCGGCGAAGGCGCCGGATTTATCGCCTCGCTGCTCCGGTCAATACACATGGCGCCGTTCATCGTGCCCGTGGCCGGCGACGGCAAGACCATGCTGCAGCCGATTTGGGTGGGAGATGTGGCAAACTGCGTGTTGAAGCTGCTGGAAGGCCAAAAAATAGGCCAGAGCGTAGCAATCGGCGGCCCGGAAATCATGACCTACGATGAACTGATTGGGTATATCCTTGCCGCGCTGGGAGAAAAACGTTTCCGCCTTCACGTGCCGAGATGGCTGATGAAACCGGGGGTGGCGGTCATGGAGGCGCTGCTCAGCAATCCGCCGATCACCATGGTTGAATTTAAATCAATGGAAATCCCCAACATCACCGATCCGGAAGCGGTGGAGAAGGAATTCGGCTTTAAGCCGATGCCCATCCGGGACGGCCTGGGCTACCTTAAAATCAAGACTTAA
- the pdxS gene encoding pyridoxal 5'-phosphate synthase lyase subunit PdxS, whose protein sequence is MEQEITTGTFRVKSGLAQMLKGGVIMDVTTPDQALIAEEAGACAVMALERVPSDIRAEGGVARMADPTVIKAIMKTVTIPVMAKCRIGHFVEARVLEAMGVDFIDESEVLTPADEAHHVWKHDFKVPFVCGCRDLGEALRRIGEGAAMIRTKGEAGTGNVVEAVRHMRAVQEGIRRVTAAPPETLMAIAKELGAPFELVLEIHKTGKLPVVNFAAGGIATPADAALMMQLGAEGVFVGSGIFKSSDPARRAHAIVKATTHYQDPVIVAEVSESLGDAMPGIEIGQIAPDKLLAKRGW, encoded by the coding sequence ATGGAACAGGAAATAACCACCGGAACTTTCAGGGTTAAAAGCGGCCTGGCCCAGATGCTGAAGGGGGGCGTGATCATGGATGTCACTACCCCGGACCAGGCGCTCATCGCCGAGGAGGCAGGCGCCTGCGCCGTAATGGCTCTGGAACGGGTGCCCTCCGATATCCGGGCCGAGGGCGGCGTCGCCAGAATGGCTGATCCCACGGTGATCAAAGCCATTATGAAAACGGTCACCATCCCGGTCATGGCCAAGTGCCGCATCGGTCATTTTGTCGAAGCCCGGGTGCTCGAGGCCATGGGCGTCGATTTTATCGACGAGTCAGAGGTGCTGACCCCGGCCGACGAGGCTCACCACGTCTGGAAACATGATTTCAAGGTGCCTTTCGTTTGCGGCTGCCGCGATCTGGGTGAAGCGCTGCGCCGCATCGGCGAAGGCGCCGCCATGATCCGCACCAAAGGCGAGGCCGGCACCGGCAACGTCGTCGAGGCGGTGCGGCATATGCGCGCCGTGCAGGAAGGCATCCGGCGCGTCACCGCGGCGCCGCCAGAGACGCTCATGGCCATCGCTAAAGAACTGGGCGCTCCTTTCGAACTGGTGCTTGAGATTCATAAGACCGGCAAACTGCCGGTAGTCAACTTTGCCGCCGGCGGCATCGCCACCCCGGCCGATGCCGCTTTAATGATGCAGCTCGGCGCCGAAGGCGTCTTTGTCGGCTCCGGCATTTTCAAGAGTTCCGATCCGGCGCGCCGGGCCCATGCCATCGTCAAAGCGACCACCCATTACCAGGACCCGGTGATCGTCGCTGAAGTCTCGGAAAGCCTGGGCGATGCCATGCCGGGTATCGAGATCGGACAGATCGCCCCGGATAAATTACTGGCCAAACGGGGCTGGTAG
- a CDS encoding CDGSH iron-sulfur domain-containing protein: MSEETPMPAAPGYKIKVTANGPYIVTGGVPLSEWIICHDPDGHSHGWREGRKFGAPSAYALCRCGGSKTKPFCDGSHFSNGFDGTETASREPFAARSMELAGPELTLSEVPVLCSQARFCQRAGDTWHLVQKSDDAVSKEIAIEEAAECPSGRIVLRDKSGKLLEPLLPPSIGLVEDPVKGRSGPIWVRGGIAVEAADGFVYEIRNRVTLCRCGHSNNKPFCDGRHVKVKFRSSE, from the coding sequence GTGAGTGAAGAAACCCCGATGCCGGCGGCTCCCGGTTATAAGATCAAAGTGACAGCCAACGGACCGTATATTGTCACCGGCGGCGTACCGCTTTCGGAGTGGATCATCTGCCATGACCCGGACGGGCACAGCCACGGCTGGCGGGAAGGCCGAAAATTCGGGGCCCCGTCAGCTTACGCACTGTGCCGCTGCGGCGGGTCAAAGACCAAACCGTTTTGCGATGGGTCACATTTCAGCAACGGTTTTGACGGCACGGAAACCGCCAGCCGGGAACCGTTCGCCGCCCGGTCGATGGAGCTTGCCGGCCCGGAACTGACCCTGTCGGAGGTACCGGTACTATGCTCCCAGGCCAGGTTCTGCCAGCGAGCCGGCGATACCTGGCATCTGGTGCAGAAGTCTGATGACGCCGTATCGAAGGAAATCGCGATCGAAGAAGCCGCCGAATGCCCGTCGGGGCGGATCGTGCTCAGAGATAAAAGCGGCAAATTACTGGAGCCGCTCCTTCCGCCTTCAATCGGCCTCGTCGAAGATCCGGTCAAGGGCAGATCCGGTCCTATTTGGGTCCGCGGCGGCATCGCCGTTGAAGCCGCTGACGGCTTTGTCTATGAAATCAGGAACCGGGTCACCCTCTGCCGCTGCGGCCATTCCAATAACAAGCCCTTCTGCGACGGCCGTCACGTTAAAGTTAAGTTCAGGTCGTCCGAATAA
- the frr gene encoding ribosome recycling factor, with protein sequence MTVNEILQGAEKKMTVSIEVLHRELAAIRTGRASSHIIEHVRVDYAGTPTPIHHLANISVPDARQILIQPWDRTMVGQVEKALMKSDLGLTPSSDGQVIRLIIPPLSQERRVELTKMVHKRVEEDKVAIRNLRRDALEHIKKLEKDKELSQDDCKRAQDQLQKLTDSYIAKADKLGKDKEQELLTV encoded by the coding sequence ATGACTGTCAACGAGATCCTGCAAGGCGCCGAAAAGAAGATGACGGTATCCATCGAGGTGCTGCACCGGGAACTGGCCGCCATCCGCACCGGGCGCGCCTCTTCCCACATTATCGAACACGTTCGGGTGGACTATGCCGGCACGCCGACCCCGATTCACCACCTGGCGAACATTTCGGTTCCGGACGCCCGCCAGATCCTGATCCAGCCGTGGGACCGCACTATGGTCGGCCAGGTTGAAAAAGCCCTTATGAAATCCGACCTGGGGCTGACGCCTTCGAGCGACGGGCAGGTCATCCGACTGATTATCCCGCCGCTGTCTCAGGAACGGCGCGTTGAGCTGACGAAGATGGTTCACAAACGGGTGGAAGAGGATAAGGTGGCCATCCGCAACCTCCGCCGCGACGCGCTGGAGCATATTAAGAAGCTGGAGAAGGATAAGGAATTATCCCAGGACGACTGCAAGAGAGCCCAGGATCAGCTTCAGAAGCTGACCGACTCATATATCGCCAAGGCAGACAAGCTCGGCAAAGACAAGGAGCAGGAACTCCTTACCGTTTAG